The following proteins are co-located in the Candidatus Competibacteraceae bacterium genome:
- a CDS encoding enoyl-CoA hydratase/isomerase family protein has product MNDVVLVTMHDTIAQLTLNRPKSYNALNIETARALTRALLDLGADPAIHGVIITGGGAAFSAGGDIKFVLAHPHGPAAAFHELATHVHVCVTEIRRLRKPVIAALNGVAAGGGFSLALACDFRVMAESARLKQGFTSNALCIDAGGTFTLPRLVGLARALEIAAFDEPIAAEQALAWGLVTRVVPDPQLLDVALDMARTLARKSLHTFGHVKTLLTDAFDTSWEAQLERERRGLAACAGHADGLEGLHAFVEKRPPHYNC; this is encoded by the coding sequence ATGAACGATGTCGTTCTGGTGACGATGCACGACACCATCGCCCAACTGACCCTGAACCGGCCGAAGTCCTATAACGCCTTGAATATCGAGACCGCGCGGGCGCTGACCCGAGCCTTGCTGGATCTCGGAGCCGACCCGGCGATTCACGGCGTCATCATCACCGGTGGCGGCGCGGCCTTTTCAGCGGGTGGCGACATCAAGTTCGTGCTGGCCCATCCGCACGGGCCGGCGGCGGCATTCCACGAACTGGCCACTCATGTCCATGTCTGCGTGACTGAAATTCGCCGCCTGCGCAAGCCGGTGATCGCCGCCCTCAACGGGGTGGCGGCTGGTGGCGGCTTTTCCCTGGCACTGGCTTGCGATTTCCGAGTCATGGCGGAATCGGCGCGGCTCAAACAGGGCTTCACCAGTAACGCGCTCTGCATCGATGCCGGTGGCACCTTTACCCTGCCGCGGCTGGTCGGGCTGGCCCGCGCCTTGGAAATCGCCGCCTTCGACGAACCGATTGCCGCCGAACAGGCGCTGGCCTGGGGATTGGTCACCCGAGTGGTTCCAGACCCGCAACTGCTGGATGTCGCGCTGGACATGGCGCGAACCCTTGCCCGGAAATCCCTGCACACCTTCGGCCACGTCAAGACCCTGTTGACCGATGCTTTCGATACCTCCTGGGAAGCACAATTGGAACGCGAGCGGCGCGGATTGGCCGCCTGCGCTGGCCATGCCGACGGGCTGGAAGGATTGCACGCCTTCGTGGAGAAACGCCCGCCGCACTACAATTGCTGA
- a CDS encoding IS630 family transposase → MDILQQVENEAVRPLRYWCQDESRFGLKTITRRVITALGIKPVGPVQWTFQSFWLYGAIEPLSGENFFLEFSHLDADCFQWFLNEFSKTYPHSLNVIQLDNGRFHSAKKLVIPDNVVLLFQPPYSPDVNPIERVWQSMKDQLCWINLKTLDELRKKVDELIQSLLPSEVVSLTSFDFILSALK, encoded by the coding sequence ATTGATATTCTTCAGCAAGTTGAAAATGAAGCGGTCCGGCCTTTACGGTATTGGTGCCAAGATGAAAGTCGCTTTGGATTAAAAACGATCACCCGGCGGGTCATCACCGCATTGGGGATTAAGCCAGTTGGTCCAGTTCAATGGACCTTTCAATCATTTTGGCTCTATGGTGCCATTGAGCCACTGAGTGGCGAAAACTTCTTTTTAGAATTTTCCCATTTAGATGCTGATTGCTTTCAGTGGTTTTTGAATGAATTTTCTAAAACTTATCCGCACAGCCTCAACGTAATTCAATTGGATAACGGTCGCTTTCATTCTGCCAAAAAACTCGTAATCCCCGATAATGTCGTCTTATTATTCCAACCGCCTTACAGTCCCGATGTGAACCCCATTGAGCGTGTTTGGCAATCAATGAAAGATCAATTGTGTTGGATCAATTTAAAAACCCTAGATGAACTACGTAAAAAAGTGGATGAACTCATTCAATCGCTTCTCCCAAGCGAAGTGGTTTCTTTGACCAGTTTTGATTTTATTTTATCTGCACTAAAGTAG
- a CDS encoding MFS transporter, which produces MKILAPLRLPGFRVLWTGMTVSLIGDGITLVAIAWQVYALSNVPTALGITMMAMSIPHVVLLLFGGAISDRFDRRWVMLGADVVRGVALTVMGVLSLTGVLEIWHMTVIAAFYGAGSAFFGPAFDAVVPELVPVELLPQANSLDQFVRPTAARLVGPALGGWIIAGVGVGWAFIADAATFAISVACLIRLGKIERRAPVDESAAHESLWAEIREGLAFVWSRTWLWGTFLAATLAYLVFLGPSEVLLPYLVKNELGGNAGDLGMVLAAGGVGAVTASIIMAQRGLPARNMTFIYVSWSFATLMVAGYGIARMPWEAMIACFVFNLFESAGLIVWITTKQLLVPPRLLGRVSSVDWFVSIGLMPVSYALAGPIAEFVGVRLTLIGAGILGAAITLAFLLLPGVRSAERAMPGAATRQAMHYPPPAR; this is translated from the coding sequence ATGAAGATTCTCGCACCGCTTCGGCTTCCCGGTTTCCGTGTGCTATGGACCGGCATGACGGTCTCGCTGATCGGCGATGGCATCACGCTCGTCGCGATCGCGTGGCAGGTCTACGCGCTGTCCAACGTGCCGACCGCGCTCGGGATCACCATGATGGCGATGTCGATCCCGCACGTTGTCCTCCTGCTATTCGGAGGGGCGATCAGTGACCGCTTCGATCGGCGCTGGGTCATGCTCGGGGCCGATGTCGTTCGCGGGGTGGCGCTGACCGTCATGGGCGTGCTGTCCCTAACCGGTGTGCTGGAAATCTGGCACATGACGGTGATCGCTGCTTTCTATGGCGCGGGTTCCGCATTCTTTGGACCCGCCTTCGATGCGGTCGTGCCCGAACTCGTGCCCGTGGAGCTGTTACCCCAGGCGAATTCCCTCGACCAGTTCGTGCGCCCCACGGCCGCGCGGCTCGTCGGTCCGGCCCTGGGGGGGTGGATCATCGCCGGCGTCGGCGTCGGTTGGGCCTTCATCGCCGACGCGGCGACCTTCGCGATATCCGTTGCCTGCCTCATCCGACTCGGCAAGATCGAGCGGCGGGCACCGGTGGACGAAAGCGCCGCACACGAATCGTTGTGGGCCGAGATCCGCGAAGGTCTGGCCTTCGTGTGGTCCCGGACTTGGCTGTGGGGAACGTTCCTGGCCGCCACGCTGGCGTATCTGGTCTTTCTGGGTCCCTCGGAGGTGCTGCTGCCCTATCTCGTGAAAAACGAACTCGGCGGCAATGCCGGCGATCTGGGGATGGTTCTCGCGGCGGGAGGGGTCGGCGCCGTCACCGCGTCCATCATCATGGCGCAGCGCGGGCTACCCGCGCGCAACATGACCTTCATCTACGTTTCGTGGAGCTTCGCGACCTTGATGGTGGCCGGCTATGGGATCGCGCGGATGCCGTGGGAGGCGATGATCGCCTGCTTCGTTTTTAACCTGTTCGAAAGCGCCGGCCTGATCGTGTGGATCACCACCAAGCAGTTGCTGGTGCCCCCGCGGCTGCTCGGACGGGTTTCGAGCGTCGACTGGTTTGTTTCGATCGGCTTGATGCCCGTATCCTATGCGCTGGCCGGTCCGATCGCCGAGTTCGTGGGTGTCCGGCTGACGCTGATCGGCGCCGGGATCCTGGGGGCGGCGATCACGCTGGCCTTTCTGCTCCTGCCCGGGGTTCGGTCGGCGGAGCGGGCCATGCCCGGCGCGGCGACAAGGCAAGCGATGCACTACCCACCCCCCGCCCGATGA
- a CDS encoding pyridoxal phosphate-dependent aminotransferase family protein — protein sequence MDTLKNPPCDQTAPKTHRRETDIPLTPPPSKGRRSQDLWLERWAATVDDLARLKASHPMLDAVIDEQRGRQIRIGERWLTDWASCNYLGFDLDQEIIAAIPDYLARWGTHPSWSRLLGNPKLYIEIEEEMTALLGCEDVLLLPTITHIHMSVIPVLAGDGTIFLDGRAHKTIYDGAMVAAGFGATVVRFRHNNPEHLEELIRASDPAKSRLIALDGVNSMTGNAPDLTAFGRIAQEYDALLYVDDAHGFGVIGERSPDELCPYGVKGNGLFRHQDVPYTIYD from the coding sequence ATGGACACATTAAAGAATCCTCCTTGCGATCAGACCGCGCCAAAAACACACCGGCGCGAGACTGACATTCCCCTGACACCTCCCCCCTCAAAAGGCCGCCGCTCGCAGGACCTGTGGCTGGAACGATGGGCCGCGACTGTTGACGATTTGGCTCGTTTGAAGGCTTCTCACCCGATGCTGGACGCCGTGATCGACGAACAGCGTGGTCGACAGATCCGAATCGGAGAACGCTGGTTGACGGATTGGGCCTCGTGCAACTACCTGGGATTCGACCTTGATCAAGAGATCATCGCCGCGATCCCTGATTACCTCGCGCGGTGGGGGACGCACCCTTCGTGGTCACGGCTGCTGGGCAATCCCAAACTTTACATTGAGATCGAAGAGGAAATGACGGCGTTACTGGGCTGCGAGGATGTGCTCCTGCTACCCACCATCACGCATATCCACATGTCCGTGATCCCCGTGCTGGCCGGCGACGGGACGATCTTTCTCGATGGTCGCGCGCACAAGACAATCTACGACGGAGCGATGGTTGCCGCCGGTTTCGGTGCGACCGTGGTTCGGTTCCGGCACAACAACCCCGAGCACCTCGAAGAGCTGATCCGCGCCTCGGATCCGGCAAAGTCGCGACTCATCGCCCTGGATGGAGTGAACTCAATGACTGGCAATGCCCCCGATCTCACGGCGTTCGGACGCATTGCGCAAGAGTACGATGCCCTGCTCTATGTGGACGATGCCCACGGGTTCGGGGTCATCGGCGAGCGTTCGCCCGATGAACTCTGCCCGTATGGGGTGAAGGGCAACGGCCTGTTTCGGCACCAGGATGTTCCTTATACCATTTATGATTAG
- a CDS encoding EAL domain-containing protein: MRSRLWYIYGGWVALATTLYYTIAHHSYLFNAIGATAPLLIVAAVELQRPRHRAPWHLLALGLALFIAGDVVAYNYDSFFGIALPYPSIADALYLAVYPCLALALLLMVHYRTPGRDWASVLDSLMVAVSFSTVSWVFLIEPNWRASQSELLTKLTSVSYPIVDLLVITVAARLTLGAGRRSPSLFLMLGAACALFVTDSLYGWSLLHEPYIPGSGYLELGWIAFYAGFGMAALHPSMGSLTERAIEQDDRIGRRRLALLGMIALLPTFLRIAQHMLAHEINDDVVLIGATFALFVLVMLRMAGLIHLREQDAVRERTLREAGATLVTATSRDSIRAAAITAVQSLAGGDATVRVCECDPNDPIRYKVIMGGGVGGSFSPRTLGGCERLLKGEPCHIPLANTRLREVLGLSAHQSVLFITALSLGEKPRELMLVATGFDVPHGLGDALVALSSQVALALESAQLTEKLLEQRGEARFASLVKNSSDIVCVLEADTSIRYATPSMEKILGYSSAELESKRLVDLVALADQPRVLDVLCSALDREQLTLVEFRVLHRDGSQRFVEALRTNLMEDPNVRGIVLNMRDISERKAFESQLSYQAFYDSVTGLPNRALFRNHLQHALDRGKRDGQPIAVLFIDLDDFKTINDSLGHAAGDQVLREVGQRLRDSLRAADTAARFGGDEFAVLIEGGDRGVQPGNVAERLLRVLKEPLPVQGKDILVYASIGIVVLDVESDVDVDVDVDTLLRNADVAMYVAKDRGKGRYQIYEPAMHDILIMRLELKADLQVALEHGEFALVYQPVVDLRTGAIMGVEALLRWRHPARGMVSPLEFVPLAEETGQIIQIGQWVLREACRYAVELRHGTTRSLHMAVNLSARQLQDPTLLETMRGVLDETGFEPSALILEITETVMMRDMDASIARLHELKALGVQLAIDDFGTGYSSLNYIRRFPVDILKIDKSFVDGINDEGQGLALTSTLIDLAAILKLRAVAEGIEHVEQLNRLREMGCELGQGYLFSKPIEPRELERLIAQGVTW; this comes from the coding sequence ATGAGAAGCCGGCTCTGGTACATCTATGGGGGATGGGTGGCGCTGGCCACAACCCTGTATTACACGATAGCGCATCACAGCTACCTCTTTAACGCGATCGGCGCGACGGCCCCGCTGTTGATCGTGGCCGCGGTCGAACTTCAACGGCCGCGACACCGGGCTCCGTGGCATCTCCTCGCGCTGGGGTTGGCGCTGTTCATCGCGGGCGACGTCGTTGCCTACAACTACGACAGCTTCTTTGGAATCGCGCTCCCCTACCCGTCGATTGCCGATGCGCTGTATCTGGCGGTCTATCCCTGCCTGGCGCTCGCCCTCCTGCTGATGGTGCATTACCGCACGCCTGGCCGGGACTGGGCGAGCGTTCTCGACTCATTGATGGTCGCGGTCAGCTTCAGTACCGTATCGTGGGTATTCCTGATCGAACCGAATTGGCGGGCAAGCCAGTCGGAGTTGCTGACGAAGCTGACATCGGTCAGTTATCCAATCGTGGATTTGCTCGTCATCACGGTCGCGGCCCGTCTGACGCTTGGAGCCGGGCGGCGCTCGCCGTCGCTCTTCCTGATGCTCGGCGCGGCGTGCGCGCTGTTTGTGACCGACTCGCTCTACGGCTGGTCGCTGCTGCACGAGCCCTACATACCCGGCAGTGGCTATCTCGAACTCGGCTGGATCGCCTTTTACGCAGGATTTGGGATGGCCGCGCTGCACCCCTCGATGGGGTCGCTGACCGAGCGCGCCATCGAACAGGACGATCGCATCGGTCGGAGACGCCTCGCGCTGCTCGGCATGATCGCCCTGCTGCCCACGTTCCTGCGGATTGCCCAGCACATGCTCGCGCACGAGATCAACGACGACGTGGTGCTGATCGGCGCCACGTTCGCGCTGTTCGTGCTGGTCATGTTGCGCATGGCCGGGCTGATCCACCTCCGGGAGCAGGACGCGGTCCGCGAGCGCACGCTGCGAGAGGCCGGCGCCACGCTCGTCACCGCGACGAGCCGCGACAGCATCCGCGCCGCGGCGATCACGGCGGTGCAATCGCTGGCTGGCGGCGATGCGACGGTGCGGGTGTGCGAATGCGACCCTAACGACCCCATTCGGTACAAGGTTATTATGGGGGGCGGTGTGGGGGGCTCGTTCTCGCCCCGCACCCTGGGGGGGTGCGAGCGCCTGCTGAAAGGCGAGCCGTGCCACATTCCACTCGCCAACACGCGGCTGCGCGAGGTTCTCGGACTGAGCGCGCATCAGAGCGTCCTATTCATCACCGCACTCTCGCTCGGCGAGAAACCGCGGGAGCTGATGCTGGTGGCGACCGGGTTCGATGTGCCGCACGGTTTGGGTGACGCGCTCGTCGCGCTGTCCTCCCAAGTCGCCCTCGCGCTCGAAAGCGCGCAACTCACCGAGAAACTGCTCGAACAACGCGGCGAGGCCCGATTCGCCTCGCTCGTCAAGAACTCGTCGGATATCGTCTGCGTGCTCGAGGCCGACACTTCGATTCGGTACGCCACGCCCTCGATGGAGAAGATCCTGGGTTACAGCAGCGCCGAACTCGAGAGCAAGCGCCTCGTCGATCTAGTCGCGCTGGCGGACCAGCCGCGCGTGCTGGACGTCCTGTGCTCGGCACTGGATCGCGAACAGCTCACCCTGGTCGAGTTTCGCGTCCTGCACCGCGACGGGAGCCAGCGCTTTGTCGAAGCGCTGCGCACGAACCTGATGGAGGACCCGAATGTTCGAGGCATCGTTCTAAACATGCGTGACATCAGCGAACGCAAGGCATTCGAAAGCCAGCTCTCATACCAGGCTTTCTACGACTCGGTGACCGGATTGCCGAACCGTGCCCTGTTCCGTAACCACCTCCAACACGCCCTCGATCGCGGGAAGCGCGACGGTCAGCCGATCGCCGTGCTGTTCATAGACCTCGACGACTTCAAGACGATCAACGATTCCCTGGGGCACGCGGCTGGCGACCAGGTGCTGCGCGAAGTCGGGCAGCGCTTGCGCGACTCGCTTCGAGCCGCGGATACGGCCGCGCGCTTTGGGGGCGACGAGTTCGCGGTGCTGATCGAGGGCGGCGACCGGGGCGTGCAGCCGGGTAATGTGGCGGAGCGGCTGTTGCGGGTACTGAAGGAACCGCTCCCAGTGCAAGGGAAGGACATATTGGTGTATGCGAGCATCGGCATCGTGGTCTTGGACGTGGAGAGCGACGTCGATGTCGATGTCGATGTCGATACTCTCCTGCGCAACGCCGATGTCGCCATGTACGTCGCGAAGGATCGGGGCAAGGGCCGGTACCAAATCTATGAACCGGCGATGCACGATATCTTGATCATGCGGCTCGAACTCAAGGCCGACCTCCAGGTCGCGCTCGAGCACGGTGAGTTCGCCCTCGTGTACCAGCCGGTGGTGGACCTGCGGACGGGCGCGATCATGGGCGTCGAGGCCCTGCTGCGCTGGCGACACCCCGCGCGCGGGATGGTCTCGCCGCTCGAATTCGTGCCGCTGGCCGAGGAGACCGGGCAAATCATCCAGATCGGGCAGTGGGTGTTGCGGGAAGCGTGCCGGTACGCCGTGGAACTCCGCCATGGCACCACGCGGTCGTTGCACATGGCGGTGAATCTATCGGCACGGCAACTGCAAGATCCCACACTGCTCGAAACCATGCGGGGGGTACTGGACGAGACGGGTTTCGAACCGTCGGCGCTCATCCTCGAGATCACCGAGACCGTGATGATGCGAGACATGGACGCATCGATCGCGCGCTTGCACGAATTGAAGGCGCTGGGCGTGCAGCTTGCGATCGACGACTTCGGCACCGGCTATTCGTCCCTCAACTACATTCGCCGCTTCCCGGTGGATATCCTGAAAATCGATAAGTCGTTCGTCGACGGCATCAACGATGAAGGCCAGGGCCTGGCTCTCACCTCGACCCTGATCGACTTGGCGGCTATCCTGAAATTGCGCGCCGTCGCCGAGGGAATCGAGCACGTCGAGCAATTGAACCGGCTGCGGGAGATGGGCTGCGAGCTGGGGCAAGGCTACTTGTTTTCGAAGCCGATCGAGCCGCGGGAACTCGAGCGTCTCATCGCGCAGGGTGTGACATGGTGA
- a CDS encoding pyridoxal phosphate-dependent aminotransferase family protein, with amino-acid sequence MCTKVVKSISNRYYDNAVLVAGLSKAYSSLLAFLTLPTRLKEALKVLAPPYLYSGPSPVASLASTLAGLKVNRERGDRCRADLWRKTARILGTLRDLEIKTPNESGLPIIEIPLSDHEEIDPAGRFLFEHGIYATMAAFPLVPKNEVGFRIQVTASNTDEEIDHLIEVLTNLRERFALQQLTAPT; translated from the coding sequence ATCTGCACTAAAGTAGTAAAATCTATTAGTAATCGGTATTACGACAACGCCGTGCTGGTGGCCGGCCTGTCGAAGGCCTACTCGTCCTTGCTGGCATTTTTGACCCTGCCGACCCGTTTGAAGGAAGCGCTCAAAGTCCTTGCACCGCCATACCTCTATTCGGGTCCCTCCCCGGTTGCGTCGCTCGCATCAACCTTGGCGGGGCTAAAAGTGAACCGCGAGCGTGGTGACCGGTGCCGCGCCGACCTATGGCGGAAGACGGCACGCATCTTGGGCACGCTCCGCGACCTCGAAATCAAAACCCCCAATGAATCGGGACTTCCCATCATCGAGATTCCTCTAAGCGACCACGAGGAGATCGATCCAGCCGGCCGGTTTCTGTTCGAGCACGGAATATATGCAACGATGGCGGCGTTTCCGCTGGTGCCGAAGAACGAAGTCGGATTCCGCATCCAGGTGACCGCGTCGAACACGGACGAAGAGATCGATCATCTGATCGAGGTGCTCACCAATCTGCGCGAACGATTCGCGCTACAGCAGCTAACCGCGCCGACCTAA
- the ada gene encoding bifunctional DNA-binding transcriptional regulator/O6-methylguanine-DNA methyltransferase Ada, producing MMKQVIEPVFETNEQRWNALVRRNRQADGTFFYAVKTTGVYCRPHCSSRLPNRHNVEFFRTGADAEHAGYRACRRCHPQQLSHPSPIPETVARACRIIEEAEESLPLAALAATVGFSPFHFQRLFKKTVGVTPKTYAMAHRARRFQESLREDRSVTEAIYEAGFGSSSRCYENAAGHLGMTPAEYGKGGAGQRIRHAIMRCDLGWMLVAATERGICAIEFDDSPDRLRERLATRFSAAELRGNDSELTEWIERVLATLDEPARALDLPLDIRGTAFQWRVWQALQAIPAGSTASYAEIARTIGKPAATRAVARACASNPVAVLIPCHRVVRGDGGLGGYRWDLRRKQALLDREAARRDTPVDSRPKTAS from the coding sequence ATGATGAAACAGGTAATCGAACCCGTCTTCGAAACCAACGAGCAACGCTGGAACGCCCTGGTCCGGCGCAATCGGCAGGCCGATGGCACGTTCTTCTACGCCGTGAAAACCACCGGCGTGTATTGCCGTCCGCATTGCTCCTCCCGTCTGCCAAACCGGCACAACGTCGAGTTCTTTCGCACTGGCGCCGATGCCGAACATGCCGGCTATCGAGCGTGCCGGCGCTGCCATCCGCAACAACTATCGCATCCCTCGCCGATACCCGAAACGGTGGCGCGGGCATGCCGGATCATCGAGGAAGCCGAGGAATCGCTTCCTTTGGCGGCATTGGCCGCAACGGTGGGTTTCAGCCCGTTCCACTTCCAGCGACTCTTCAAGAAAACTGTCGGCGTTACCCCTAAAACTTACGCCATGGCGCACAGGGCACGACGATTTCAAGAAAGCCTGCGCGAAGATCGGAGCGTTACCGAAGCCATCTACGAAGCGGGCTTCGGGTCCAGCAGCCGATGCTACGAAAACGCCGCCGGTCATCTCGGCATGACCCCCGCCGAGTACGGCAAGGGTGGCGCGGGGCAGCGTATTCGCCATGCGATCATGCGATGCGATCTCGGTTGGATGTTGGTGGCGGCCACGGAACGGGGCATCTGCGCCATCGAATTCGACGACAGTCCCGATCGGTTGCGAGAGCGACTTGCCACGCGCTTTTCCGCCGCCGAACTCCGGGGCAATGATTCCGAACTGACCGAGTGGATAGAAAGGGTACTGGCCACTCTCGACGAGCCGGCTCGCGCGCTCGATCTGCCGCTCGACATTCGAGGCACGGCGTTCCAGTGGCGCGTGTGGCAGGCACTGCAAGCGATTCCGGCCGGCTCGACCGCCAGCTATGCCGAAATCGCCCGGACGATCGGCAAGCCTGCGGCGACGCGCGCCGTGGCCCGAGCCTGTGCGTCGAACCCGGTTGCCGTCCTTATCCCCTGCCATCGCGTCGTGCGAGGCGATGGCGGATTGGGCGGCTACCGCTGGGATCTCCGGCGCAAACAGGCGTTGCTGGATCGTGAGGCCGCGCGACGGGACACACCGGTGGATTCCCGACCGAAGACGGCTTCCTGA
- a CDS encoding IS4 family transposase, with protein MLHHHFHWNRARISCIVYLIIGIIQMGTVNLAKIAVTFPGRAQPASHYKRLQRLFCQFSLDLNQVARFIASLIPVLQFKLTLDRTNWKYGDVNINYLVLGVVYRGSAFPILWVALDKKGNSNTQERIALMNRFLTIFGPQMIACLFADREFIGIQWFGYLIENQIKFVIRIKKNTQISNSRGVPVSAENLFRGLPRGSALVLSGQRTVWGHSLYVIGLKMANGEFVILATQEQPETALENYKERWPIETLFICLKTRGFDLESTHITDPQRLEKWMAFLAIAFSWAHIIGEWRHEIKPIKIKKHGRPTQSLFRYGLDYLRSCLFHHQESARQYAFHQALESLFKRLGSSPQNRCFLPLTNTPPGRILT; from the coding sequence ATGCTTCATCATCATTTTCACTGGAACCGAGCGCGTATCTCTTGCATTGTCTATTTAATTATCGGAATCATCCAGATGGGAACGGTCAATCTCGCAAAGATTGCTGTCACCTTTCCTGGGCGTGCGCAACCGGCCTCTCATTACAAACGCCTTCAACGACTTTTTTGTCAATTTTCTCTAGACCTGAATCAAGTCGCCCGGTTCATTGCCAGTCTCATTCCTGTGCTTCAGTTCAAATTGACACTCGATAGAACCAATTGGAAATATGGTGATGTCAATATCAATTACCTTGTTTTAGGAGTCGTCTATCGCGGATCTGCTTTTCCTATACTATGGGTTGCTTTAGATAAAAAAGGCAACTCAAATACCCAAGAAAGAATAGCATTAATGAATCGATTCCTTACGATTTTCGGCCCGCAAATGATCGCCTGCTTGTTTGCGGATCGCGAGTTTATTGGGATTCAATGGTTTGGTTATCTTATTGAAAATCAAATTAAATTCGTAATACGCATCAAAAAGAATACGCAAATCTCTAACTCCCGAGGGGTCCCCGTCTCCGCCGAAAATCTTTTTCGAGGCCTACCCCGTGGCAGCGCTCTGGTTTTATCGGGCCAACGAACCGTGTGGGGGCACTCTCTTTATGTGATTGGTCTGAAAATGGCCAACGGTGAATTCGTTATTCTCGCAACGCAAGAACAACCGGAAACCGCGTTGGAAAATTATAAGGAACGCTGGCCGATCGAAACGCTTTTCATTTGCTTAAAAACTCGGGGATTCGATCTGGAATCCACCCATATAACTGACCCCCAGCGACTTGAAAAATGGATGGCTTTTCTCGCTATTGCATTTAGTTGGGCGCATATCATTGGTGAATGGCGCCATGAAATTAAACCGATCAAGATCAAAAAACATGGCCGTCCCACCCAAAGTCTTTTTCGCTATGGATTAGATTATTTGAGAAGTTGTTTATTTCATCACCAAGAATCCGCCCGGCAATACGCTTTTCATCAGGCACTGGAGTCGCTCTTTAAACGGTTGGGATCGAGCCCTCAAAATCGCTGTTTTCTACCTCTAACCAATACGCCACCCGGCAGAATTTTAACGTAA
- a CDS encoding helix-turn-helix domain-containing protein, with translation MSRSLQVEIHESSEELKRIMNEQTHAKFRERLQILYWIKSEIFHSLQELADHLGRSKSVIVKWLKVYRTQGLIGLLQWNYHGGRRSRITEAMREALQRRLDDPTHGFHSYGQIQQWLLQEYEVDIPYSTVHQVVRYQLKAKLKVARPTSVHRHEEAVVSFKKNFHDNSLYRTKSSNQMNLR, from the coding sequence ATGAGCCGCTCATTACAAGTCGAAATCCACGAATCCTCCGAAGAACTAAAGCGCATAATGAATGAACAAACTCACGCCAAGTTTCGAGAGCGATTACAAATTCTATATTGGATTAAAAGTGAGATTTTTCATTCTTTACAAGAGTTAGCCGATCATTTAGGGCGATCGAAATCCGTCATTGTCAAGTGGCTCAAAGTATATCGTACCCAAGGCTTAATCGGGCTGTTGCAGTGGAATTATCATGGCGGCCGTCGTTCGAGAATTACCGAAGCTATGAGAGAGGCACTCCAGCGCCGTCTGGACGATCCGACTCATGGATTTCATAGTTACGGACAAATCCAGCAGTGGCTTCTCCAGGAATACGAGGTCGATATTCCTTATTCAACAGTGCATCAAGTCGTTCGTTATCAACTCAAAGCAAAACTTAAAGTGGCGCGGCCAACGAGCGTTCATCGCCATGAAGAGGCGGTGGTTTCTTTTAAAAAAAACTTCCACGACAACTCATTGTACAGGACAAAATCATCTAACCAAATGAATTTACGTTAA